In the genome of Enterococcus sp. DIV2402, the window CAACTGATCGTAATTCATTTGACTAGGTAGCTGCCATTCACTAATATCTAAAATAATTGGTTTTGGAATCATTCTCATCCTCCTTTATAAAAAGCGAGGAGTTTTCACCCCTCGCTTACCTTTTTAAAACAAGATGGTTTCAATTGTTTCGACGTATTTGGCACTGGTCGCTTCTTGATACAAACCAAGACCATCTTTTTCAAATAAATTTAATTCAGTAAATTGTTGCATTGCAGCTTTCACTTGCGCTTCTGTTAAGTCTTCTGCCGCAACTGTGGGGATTAATTTGTGTGCTTTGCCTTCACTATTGGTAAATGTTAAATGTAATTTTTTCATCTCATCTTCCTCCTATTTATTATACTCGTATTCAACTGTTTCAATCACCGTATCAAGTGTTACCGTATCTGGTGCCAGACTAGCCACTACATCACCTAAAGCTAAGACTTGCGCCTCAGTCGGATCAGCAATCACATTCGCAAAATTTTGCTTTAGTGTTTTGTCCTCTCCCTCTTGGGTAAATTGAACAGTTAATTTTGTTTGACTATGTGTTTTCATAAAAACAACCTCCTTGAATTTTGGTAGTAAGTTGCGCGCCTTACACTTCTATAAACGGAAATCGTCAAACGAATGTCACACCTTTTTGAAAAATAATTTAAAGTTCTCACGAAAATATTTTCGATATCGACTACGACTTTGACGCGATAGCTTTTCATCGGTCAATAATGCAACAACTTTTTGTTGATCTTTTGCTTTCAATTGATGGTAAAACGTTTCAAATTCCGCCAATTCAGCTAGCGTATCATAATCCGCTTCCTCAATTTGTATCTCTAAAAGAAATTCGTCTTGTACTTTGATTCCTGCTTTTTGTTCTTTCCGTTTTTCATCAATGAGGTACCACAATAAATATCGAAACAAGTAACTAATGTTGTTTTCTGCTTCAAAATACCCTCGTGATTCATATTTTTCCGCTCGTAAAAAGAAGAGAATTCGCAATTCTTGAAAATAATCCTCAAAATCAGTTTGCCCTGGAAAAATACTACATCGGCGTAATACTTTATAAAAAAGCCCTTGATAATCCTGAACTAATTGTTCTAATTCTTGTTGTTTCATTGTTGTTTCTTCCTTTATTCGTTTTATTCCTCGAGGTAGTTCGAGTATAGAAGAATAAATTAAAAAACGTTAATTGTTTTATTTGCATTTTTTTACAAATAATGCTTAAAAGATAGCGGTTTTGTTGTATAATACTTTCAATAAATCCTGTTCAAAAAATAATTATTAGGAGTTGATTAAATGACTTATTCAAAATCGGACGAATCCAAAAAGAGAAAGAAAATCCCCTCTTTTTCTAGAGAATATCGCCCAAAACTAGAGAGTCTACCAGCATTTTCAACAGCTGCTGATCAAGCACCAATTGATATTTATCAACTAATTGAGAACATTTCTCTTAGCTCCCAAGCAGATTTTTTAGAAGAAATTTATGCAATTATTCCCGTTAATCGCCCATTATGGGGAGCATCTTGCGTGATATATAGAGAATACGTCTTATTAGTGGAAGATCAGCCTTTCAATATTGTCTGTAAATTATTACAGAATTTAGAACATATGGAGTATCCCATCTATCGCAAAGCATTAGGGTATATGACAAATAAAAAAGAACGGCTAACGCCTGTGGCTAATGAAAATTACAGTTTATTTCCCACAGCAAAAGTCGATGACAGTGAGACCATCTGGTTAAATCCTGGACGCATTCACTCATTAATTACGCAAAAACAGCAAACAATTGTTTGTTTTGAAAATTTATTTGCATTAGCGGCCTCCAAAAATAGTGCTAGTTTAAAAAATGGGATGAAAAAAGCTTTTTTTGCCCACGCAATTATTAAACGTGAACATGATTGTCGTGGAACGCGCAGTACCACAAGTTTATTGGAATTTTTGAATATTACCTCTTCTGTTGAAACACGCGATATTTTAAAAAGTCTCGAATTTCAACATATTCCAGGTTATCAACATGACTTTTTCCGCATCTATTCTAAATTTCAAGACGCAGATAGCCAAAAGAAAGCAAAAAAAGAACTTCATCGTCGGTATTCCATCGAACTTTGAAGTTATCAGTTTCTTTCATTGACTTTTTTTAAAAATTATTGCTAAATTGAATGCACAAGCGTTTTTTATTTTTGTAAACGATTGAATTTATTAAGGAGTCGTGCACTCGATGGAGAAATACACACTCATTTTGTTTGTCATGCCGATTATTCTTTTAAGTGTCATTATTGCGTTCTCTTTTATCATTAAGCAACTGACTATCATCGTAAAAACTCCGATTCTACAAATAGTCACTATGGTCATTCTATACATAGTTTACGCATACGTCACATTAAAATTTTCCTATAACCTTCTTGGATTTTATAGTTATACATTTGTTATCGAAACAGTTATGGCCTATTACTTCTTCAAAAAACATGGTCACTGGATGTTTTTAGCTCCTCCATCTTTAATAACTATTTACTACTTATTGGTAGACAAGGCTATCGACTATGAAGAAATACAAATTGCTCTTTTAGGTACCGCTTTATTCCTATTTGCGTTGATTATGAAAAGCTTTTCTAAGATTCCACCAGTCGGTAACGTCTGTTTAAGTTTTACGTGGAAGTGGCTAGTAATTTCTATATTCCCCTTATTTTTTCAGGAAACATATACTACCTGGATAGATAGCACCTTGATTTATCTAGGTAGCTTGCTTGCCACCTTTATTCTATGGCTGCTTCATCGCTTAGAGCTTTCAGAAAAAGCCGCCATTGAAGAAATGATTCATCAAGGACAAACAGATGCGCTAACTGGCGTTTATAATTTCCAAAAATTAGGAATAGATTTACAAGAATATGAAACAAAACAACAAGCATACGCTTTGGCAATGATTGATTTGGATTATTTCAAAAAATTAAATGATACCTTTGGACATAACGCAGGCAATGATATTTTGAAAGAATTTTCAAGTCTGTTAACAGCAACATTAACCAACAAGATTGGACAACAATATTTCAATATTTACCGTTTTGGTGGCGAAGAATTCTGTGTATTATTCTTTAATTGTTCTAAAGAAGATGCGCAGAAACATCTGACATTTTTTAAAAATGTTTATGAAACAAGACATCGTTTATTACGTGAAGCAAATTATTCTGTTACGTTTTCTGTGGGGATTGAAACAAATGAACCTTATCATTACAACGGAATAGAAACGATGCAATATGCGGATGCAGCTCTCTATGAAGCCAAACATGCAGGCAGAAATCACATTCGAATCTATCAAAAAAACAGCAATGATTCTTTATGAATCACTGCTGTTTTTTATATGACAGTATATTTTTTCAACCCTAAACAAATACTATAACCAATCGAACAACCGATAAAATTTAAAATAATGTCACTTAATGCAAAGGTTCCAATATAAAACACATATTGAATCGTCTCAATCCCTAAAATAGTTAATAAAGCAATAATTCCAAACTCCCACCAGTTTGCTTTTAAGCCATATAATCCGCCTAAAGGAATAAAATACAAGATATTTAGTAGTGCCTCTAACATTGTTTTCTTATCTCTCACTAGAAAGTCAAATATTTCCCAGCTAAATGTATGATATTGTGGTGCTTTGGTAAACAAAACAACAAATAATAAAAACAAGTAGACGCTGTATACCAAATACAAATAAATGGCTGAAAACCGTTTAAACAACAATTGCAAATAAAATAGCCAACAACTCAAAATTAAAAAAAGAGTCAACGTTTCTTTGGTATAAGCAAAGCGCTCCATCATATGAACAAACCGATCGTAT includes:
- a CDS encoding DUF2922 domain-containing protein, coding for MKKLHLTFTNSEGKAHKLIPTVAAEDLTEAQVKAAMQQFTELNLFEKDGLGLYQEATSAKYVETIETILF
- a CDS encoding RNA polymerase sigma factor; this encodes MKQQELEQLVQDYQGLFYKVLRRCSIFPGQTDFEDYFQELRILFFLRAEKYESRGYFEAENNISYLFRYLLWYLIDEKRKEQKAGIKVQDEFLLEIQIEEADYDTLAELAEFETFYHQLKAKDQQKVVALLTDEKLSRQSRSRYRKYFRENFKLFFKKV
- a CDS encoding GGDEF domain-containing protein: MEKYTLILFVMPIILLSVIIAFSFIIKQLTIIVKTPILQIVTMVILYIVYAYVTLKFSYNLLGFYSYTFVIETVMAYYFFKKHGHWMFLAPPSLITIYYLLVDKAIDYEEIQIALLGTALFLFALIMKSFSKIPPVGNVCLSFTWKWLVISIFPLFFQETYTTWIDSTLIYLGSLLATFILWLLHRLELSEKAAIEEMIHQGQTDALTGVYNFQKLGIDLQEYETKQQAYALAMIDLDYFKKLNDTFGHNAGNDILKEFSSLLTATLTNKIGQQYFNIYRFGGEEFCVLFFNCSKEDAQKHLTFFKNVYETRHRLLREANYSVTFSVGIETNEPYHYNGIETMQYADAALYEAKHAGRNHIRIYQKNSNDSL
- a CDS encoding VanZ family protein; amino-acid sequence: MTRFVKSILGLIASCILGYGVIQYIAYPTLLQYDRFVHMMERFAYTKETLTLFLILSCWLFYLQLLFKRFSAIYLYLVYSVYLFLLFVVLFTKAPQYHTFSWEIFDFLVRDKKTMLEALLNILYFIPLGGLYGLKANWWEFGIIALLTILGIETIQYVFYIGTFALSDIILNFIGCSIGYSICLGLKKYTVI